aAGTTACTAGGAAAAcataaatcaaaaagaaaacaattttaaaaaaggttaaaaggaaagtctcaaagaaaatttttttaaagattagtgGGCATTTATTTGTgtcttaatatatttttcatcagAAAGGACAGTTCAATTAATATATGTTAAATTTTGCTTAACCAAAACCACCAGTGCTATGATGATTTCTTTAGCATGGTATTTGTTGTAATAATATTTAATCCAAACACCTACCAAGGAGCCAACTTAGCTATAGTCATTGAGATAGTTAACATTAAAAGACAATGTTATCTAATGTCAAAAGAAACCATTGTATATGTTCTTTGGGTTGCTTTGTACTTACATAAAAATGTTGACATAGATTAGATACAGAATTTAATTCACAATTTAAAGACAAAACatagtaaaaacaaaatttgactTACCTTCTCTGTTTGgacataaaattttaattcatatatgttttgctttaaaactaaaaaagtatCTCACTGAAATTAATAAGTACCTAAGTAAGTACACCTAAACAGTTTCATTTCTGATGAGTCTCTAGCCATCGATCAATGGCCATTTTCAGAGTCCTATTTGGTGTCAGTATCAGTGAAGGAAGAACCAGATTAGTCATAGGACTTGTACATTTCTTCTTGCTGATCCAATTTTCTATTGCTTCTTTTTCATAGGAATATCCATCAGATGCAATGACAGGCTCTTTCATTAGTTCTCTAGTGATTGGACATAGGAATTCATCTGGAATCCCAGAAGAAAGGGATTCCACCTTTGTTTTCAActcttctattttcctcaatACTTTACTTCGTAGACCAAGGGACTCAATTTTTAAGTCATTAGCCAGACTTTCTTTTGTAAGATTCAACAGTTCTCTGCCATCAATATTATTCATCTTGAAAATACTAACAAGGTCATTTAAACCTTGTGCACAAAGCCACACTGAAACTTCTTCTTCTGACCAATCTTCAATAAATTGCTTTGGTTCATCTTCTGGACTACCTTGACAATGTGCTTTCAGCTCAAATTGCCAGATGTTCACTGTTTTGTCCATTGATCCAGTGGCAAGTAAGAGAATATTGGGTGCAAAGCACAGGTTGTAACATACCTGGTATGCTGAGTCAAAGTGTGAAGAATGCTCCCAGTATTAGGTTCATATACAATCACAGATTTGTCCACAGATCCTGAAACTAACATCTGACCATCATAAGAAAAAGCACAAGATAGAACTGGAGCAGAGTGTCCACTCAGTGTACATTTATACTTCAATTCAAAACCTAAGAAATCTGTAAGTGTAGTAACCCAAAGTTTGATCTGGCAGTCTTGACCACATGATGCCATTCGGAATAATCGGGGACCATGCTCACCATCAGAAATTGGCTGTGAAGAAAAATCACAGCAGGTGATTCCAAGGTCATGTGCTTTTTCACTATGTAAACACCTCATTTTATCATCCCAGACTGTTAAGTCTCTACATGATGATCCTGTGACAAAGATGCTTCCATTAGGAGAAAATGCACAGGCCACCAAGGAACCATCTTTAACACTACCACATCTAAACAACTTGTATGTCTGCATATTCCAAGAGACTACAGTGCCATCAGCAGCTCCTGACACCAAGTATGTAGAATCTGGAGAAAATCTGCACACCCTTACAGGGTTGCCACTGGGCTGATTCAACATTGCCAAAATGTGTCCAGTTTGAGTATTCCATAAGACAGTTGTACTATCTGTTGAACAGGAAGCTAAAATGTGTCCTGAGGGTGAAAAACAGCAGCAATGGACAGCATATGTGTGACACTTTAGTGGAGAATATGGGAGTTCATTAAAGCCATTTAATGAATAGAGATGAATTGTCTTGTCCAAGGAGCAGGTAGccaaaagggaagaagaaaaggcacAGTAGTTGACATCATCACCATGATCTGCTAGTGTATGAATTAGTGTCAACATGTTTCTTATGTAATTATCCTATATAAGATGGAAGTTGCTATTTAGATTATTTAAGGAATAAGTCATCTTTCTGGAAATAGAGATAAGGACCATCACCAATGACTTCTTAACTGCCAAATCCCaatgtcttctcttcttcatcttctttgacCTGTCAGGATAGCGAAGATGGTGGGGCCGGGGCTGGGTTGGGGAGGAGGGGCCGCTTTGCAGCTGCtgtctcaaagaaaaattttaactgAACTCAAAACCAGAAAGAATTCCTGGCAGAGTTAGAGAGTggtgaaagaaaaatttttaaaaaactgaaagtgttgcaagaaaattataaaaaaaaattaatatcttggTAAAAAGAGGCACTGAAATTATTGATGACAATAACACCTTAAGAAACAGAAATGACCTAATGTTAAAAGAGGCACAACTCTTATAAAAGCAGAATAggccaaatagaagaaaatttgaaaaaaatcattggaaaaacaactgatctggaaaacatttCAAGAacatataatttaagaattattgaactacctgatagcaatgatattttaaaaagccttgacatcatatGTATGTcaagagattttaaaagaaaactgcctttatattttatatccagaggttaaaagaaatttaaagaatctactgatcattTTCTGATAGAGATCCCAAAACACCCCCGGGGATTTTACagacaaatttcagaaatttcagatcaaaagaaaaaatattgtaagcatccagaaagaaacaaaataaaaactcccagaaacatTATATTCAAATTTGAGTTCTCAAATCaggggaaaatattgcaagcattgagaaataatttaatttaaacttaaatatcatggagccatagGTAGGATCATACAAGATTTAGACTTCTATAGCAGctgagaacttggaatatgatattccagaaggcaaaggaggtaggattacaactaagaatatcctacccagcaaaactgagtataatccttcagggggaaaaatagaTACTTAATGAAGGAAAGGactttcaagtcttcctgatgaaaatatcagagctgaatatcaaatttcaagaagaaaactcacagaattataaaaaggtaaatatgaaagaataataaggttctcaataaagttaaattgtTGACTTTCCCATATGGAAAAATAACTCAAGTAACTCCTAAGAAATTTGTCATTATTAGAGGAGTTAGGAGTCTAGATAACCAGAGGGCACAAGTATGATTTGAATATGTTGGAATGATTTACCACCCTCCCCTAAAAAAATGCAGGACTGAGCAAGACAGATGCACTGAGAGAAGGGTGAAGGGAGTATTACAATGGAGATTTTCTCACATAAAGGAGGTTTACAAGGAAGAGTTTTTCTTGCAGAGGGCAAAATGAGGGGAGTGGCAGAAAGTGCTTCAAACCTTGCACTCATCAGTATTATTCCAAAGATGGAAGATTATATAAACACATTCatttatgtatagaaatataaCTTACCCAATAAGTAAGGAGATAAgagatatgtgtgtgtttgtgtgtgtgtgtgtgtgtgtgtgtgtgtgtgtgtgtgtgtgtgtatgtggaggGGATTTATAAAAGGGAAGATGGATTAAGAAAGATAATggtctgggtggctaggtggtgcagtggatagagcactggccttgaagtcaggagtacctgggttcaaatccgacctcagacactcaataattacctagctgtatggccttgggcaagccacttaaccccatttaccttgcaaaaacctaaaaaaagaagctgggtcttagacacttaataattacctagctgtgtggccttgggcaaaccatttaaccccattgccttgaaaaatcttaaaaaaaaaaaaaaaagaaagaaagaaagataatggTCAAAAGAGGCATTTGAGGAAGttcaggataaaaagagagaaaaataagcaaaggaaAATGGGATGAGTTAATATGGGATGAGctcacccataaaatagaagaaggtggaagaatgaattagaaatcagACTAACAGTGTATTATCTATGAgacatacttgaaacagaaaaatatagagttaaaataaaggccTAGAGAAGAATCTTTtaatgattcttaaaaaaaaatatgtcaggGATAGCAATTATGATctaagacaaagcaaaagcaaaatcagacctaattaaaagaaataatcaaggaaattttattttgcttaaaagtacaataaacaatgaagtaatatttttttaaaaaatacagcaaatttctctggtacagatttcatttctcaatatagggaactgagtctaatttataaaaataaaagacaatcccCAACTGATGAATGACCAAATGAAACAAGAGAATTCATGAACTATGTGTTCAAATTAGCATGtaatgtcttcattttctttttttgccatgtTTTATGATATAGCTATTATGGAACTATGTTTTACATAACTTCACATgtgtattttatattctattgacTACT
The Macrotis lagotis isolate mMagLag1 chromosome 3, bilby.v1.9.chrom.fasta, whole genome shotgun sequence genome window above contains:
- the LOC141516128 gene encoding LOW QUALITY PROTEIN: WD repeat, SAM and U-box domain-containing protein 1-like (The sequence of the model RefSeq protein was modified relative to this genomic sequence to represent the inferred CDS: inserted 1 base in 1 codon), coding for MLTLIHTLADHGDDVNYCAFSSSLLATCSLDKTIHLYSLNGFNELPYSPLKCHTYAVHCCCFSPSGHILASCSTDSTTVLWNTQTGHILAMLNQPSGNPVRVCRFSPDSTYLVSGAADGTVVSWNMQTYKLFRCGSVKDGSLVACAFSPNGSIFVTGSSCRDLTVWDDKMRCLHSEKAHDLGITCCDFSSQPISDGEHGPRLFRMASCGQDCQIKLWVTTLTDFLGFELKYKCTLSGHSAPVLSCAFSYDGQMLVSGSVDKSVIVYEPNTGSILHTLTQHTRYVTTCXFAPNILLLATGSMDKTVNIWQFELKAHCQGSPEDEPKQFIEDWSEEEVSVWLCAQGLNDLVSIFKMNNIDGRELLNLTKESLANDLKIESLGLRSKVLRKIEELKTKVESLSSGIPDEFLCPITRELMKEPVIASDGYSYEKEAIENWISKKKCTSPMTNLVLPSLILTPNRTLKMAIDRWLETHQK